The sequence GGCCATCTCCATCATCGGCATCAACGAGCTCTCGACGCTCGCCCTTGGGATTTCCGCGATCAACTATTTCAAGGGCATCCCCCCCGAGCTCATCGACATGGCCACGTTCTGGCGCCACTCCATCTCAAGCGGAATATTCGCCAACATACTGGCCAAGGCCATGGGCGAAAAGAACACCGAGCGCTTTTTCATCGCCGGCCTTCTGCACGATGCGGGCAGGCTCATTCTCTTCAAGGAAATGCCGTATGCCTCCTCGGACGCGCTGATCTTCGCGCGGGAGAACGTTCTGCCCATTGTCGAAGCCGAACAGACCGTCTTCGAATTCACGCACACCTCGGTGAGCGAGCACCTGCTGCGTCAGTGGAATTTCCCACCCCAGCTCTCGGACCTCATCAATTTCCACCACGACCCGCTTTCGGCCTCGAATCCTCGGGAAGCGGCAGTCATCCACGTGGCGGACGTGTTTGCCAATGCGATGGATATCGCAACGGGGGGCATGTACGTTCTGCCTCAGTTTGAGGAAAAGGCATGGGATCTTCTTGGAATTCCGGCTGACTCGGTGGCCAATATCTGCCGGGAGCACGAGACTCAGGTTGATCAAACCGTGAAGGCCTTCTTCTAGCGCTCCACGGTCAACCGAAACGCCGTAAAGACCCTTCTTTCACTGACCAAGCCATGACGCGCTTTGCCCCCCTCGGGTATTGGGCAAAGCGTGCACTCTCTTCATTTACCTTTGCTGTCCGGAATGATGGTGGCTGCGAGTTCAAGCCTGGCCCGTCTGGGCTTTTGCCTCAAGCCTCTGGCAATGCGCCAGAAACGCCCTGGCCTCTGTGAACTCCGGATTCACGGCCAGGGCTATGTTCAGATGACGGGTGCACTCCTCGATCATCTGTTTTTCATAGAAAGCCCTGGCCATGTTGAAATAGACATTTTCATCCATGGCATTGAGTTCGAGGGCTTTTGAGTAGAAATTCAACGCCTCGTCGAACATCTTGTTCTTACGCAGATTGATTCCGAAACTGTTGAATCTCTCCCTGTGCTCCTCACCGAAAGCTTCATCCAGGTTGAGCAGTGTGTTCAGCACTTTCCTGAGCTTGGAGAAGTCCTTCTGCTCGGAATAGACGTCGCCCAGCCCATAATTCGCCGTAACGTTGAGATCGTCTATCATGAGCGCCTTGATGAAAGACTTCTCGGCCTCGTCTATCTGCCCGTTCTCAAGCTGACCCTGCCCCTTGGCGAGCTTTTGCGCCAAGCTGTTCAACGCCGGGACAGTGTACACCTTATAATACTGCGGCTCCGGAGTGTAATTCACCAGGAAATCCCTGGCCCCCAATTCTTTTTTCACGCCAGACGGTACGTGATGGACATTGAGCGGCTGCACGTCGAAACGCTCCTTGTCCAACTGCCGGGCGAACCAATAGGTCACGGTCTCGCGCTTCATGGCGGTATCGCCCACACCGACCGCGGTCTCCTGTTTCAGGGAGTAGACGCCAAGTATGACGGGATACTCAACCATGCCTTACGTTCTCCTCGTCCGTCTTGTGAAAGAAGAATGCAGCAACAGGACTTTCCAGACCGCCCAGGTAGCAAGAGACGATACTCGTGCCGTTGCTCATTTGTGGTGTACTCTCATGCGGCTTGCCGCCGCAAGTACCTTGAAAGGCTCCTTTCCCGCTACTCCGCCCCGGAAGGATCACGCTTGCGGAACCAGCTAAGAGTCCGGACACCGTCAGCCGTGTACAGCGCCACTCCGAGCCAGATGAGGACAAAGGTGGCCGACTGGGACACCCCGAACGGTTCTCCGTAGGCCAGCACGCCAAGCAGGAACATGCCTGTGGGACCTAGGTACTGCAATACGCCAAGGGTCGTCATGGTGATGCGCCGCGCCCCGAAAGCAAACGCCAGCAGAGGCGCCGTCGTCACCACTCCGGCTCCGGCAAGGAGCACGTCGATAGCCAGGCCCTGATGCCCGAATTCCCCGGAGTCCGTGGCGGCAAGGTACGCCAGGTACGCCCCGGCAGGCACGCTGAGAATCAGGGTCTCGGCGAAGAGCCCCTGCAGGGATTCCATGGACATGAGTTTGCGCACCATTCCGTAGAGTCCGAAGGTCATCGCCAGGACCAAGGCAACCCAGGGCAAGCGACCCTGAACGGCCACCTGCACGGCCACTCCAGTCGCAGCCAAGCAGACCGCCAGGGTCTGGGCCCGGTTCAGGCGGTCGCCGAAAACAGCCATGCCCAGGACAACGTTCACAATGGGGTTGAGGTAATACCCGAGGCTTGCCTCAAGCACATGCCCCTCATTCACGGCCCAGACGTAGAGAAGCCAGTTCACGCCGATAAGGCTGCTGCTGCAGGCCAACAGGAAGAGATTCCTGCCGGAGCCCAGAGCGCTCCGAAGCGTACCCAGGCCGCCCAGAAAAACGAGGAGAACCCCTGTACAGGCCAGGGACCAGACGATGCGGTGGCAGATGATCTGCAAAGCCGGCACCCCTGAGAGGGCTTTCCAATATATGGGCAGGAGTCCCCAGCACAGAAACGCCGAGGCAGCAGCCAGGACTCCGGGAGTAGAATGCTTCATTTGCATGGTCACATCCAGTTGAAAAGGGATGCACATTGCCCCTTTCCATCAGGTTTGTGAAGTCTAGAAATGGCCTTCCGATGCAGGCTCCGTCCTGGTCTGCCCGCCAGGTTCCAGGGGGTTGAGGCCCCAAGGGACTCAAGGGCCCACCACAGTCACATTCCAGATCTCCAAGAACCGACCTTTCGTGAGGGTTCTCCAGGTGCGAACGACGTGGCGACAGTCATCGCCGGGTTGCCGTCCAGCCTTACCGGTACTCGGTCCCCGGGAAAGGATACTCAGGTGGTAGGTATTGTACTGACATCAGCCAACGGAGCAGACATAGGAAAAAAATGCATAAAATTGAAATCAGGGGTTGCATTACTTTGCACAGTAGCGCAAAAGAGGTGAACCCTACCGATAAAAGTGACGTGGACGGATCATTATCCGGCCATGATATCTGCCTCGCTGATGATACGGGCTGTACCCGTGATGCAAGCCCTCGTGCGTTTGCTGTCGCGGAGCTTACAGACATTCACATATCTCGATGCTCTTTTGTTGCCTCCTTATTCCGGAGGTGTTCTCTGACGTATCTGAGCTACTACAAGGAGTGATCTTCGTGGCAGACTACGCAACGATCGATTTGCTTTATGTGGC is a genomic window of Desulfovibrio sp. containing:
- the rarD gene encoding EamA family transporter RarD; this translates as MQMKHSTPGVLAAASAFLCWGLLPIYWKALSGVPALQIICHRIVWSLACTGVLLVFLGGLGTLRSALGSGRNLFLLACSSSLIGVNWLLYVWAVNEGHVLEASLGYYLNPIVNVVLGMAVFGDRLNRAQTLAVCLAATGVAVQVAVQGRLPWVALVLAMTFGLYGMVRKLMSMESLQGLFAETLILSVPAGAYLAYLAATDSGEFGHQGLAIDVLLAGAGVVTTAPLLAFAFGARRITMTTLGVLQYLGPTGMFLLGVLAYGEPFGVSQSATFVLIWLGVALYTADGVRTLSWFRKRDPSGAE
- a CDS encoding HDOD domain-containing protein; the encoded protein is MPTIGIKQLQPGATTAKDVTSPDGRVLLAKGCTIEPWHLGLFQGLGITDVEIEDPNAQKRRDQAIDYVREFFAFVNPDNPTVISLYNFAVDLVEQKLDQGWSLPSLSVRRAENVEHLADVFPMEIVKPERIVDHETKLASFPDVYFRLRKEIDTQKASVNRLGALVSQDVGLASRLLKLVNSPMYAVAKPVESIDRAISIIGINELSTLALGISAINYFKGIPPELIDMATFWRHSISSGIFANILAKAMGEKNTERFFIAGLLHDAGRLILFKEMPYASSDALIFARENVLPIVEAEQTVFEFTHTSVSEHLLRQWNFPPQLSDLINFHHDPLSASNPREAAVIHVADVFANAMDIATGGMYVLPQFEEKAWDLLGIPADSVANICREHETQVDQTVKAFF